Proteins from a genomic interval of Bacteroidia bacterium:
- a CDS encoding nitric-oxide reductase large subunit, protein MSRQKKLWIVFFFVIIASFSVLGFFGYEIYQQAPPIPEKIVTTNGKVLFTGQDIKDGQNVWQSMGGQEVGSIWGHGAYLAPDWTADRLHREAVIILDEWAIKMGAISYKALDIESQAALKARLSKELRTNTYNKVSGVITVSEIRAYAIEDLNGYYSGLFMADTSFNKLRSDYSIAKNTIKDISRMRKMNAFLFWASWVCVTERPNSSISYTHNWPPDKLVGNVVTGDLVIWTGFSVIMLLIGIGILIFYHTKTKVEEVLELPIEDPLMNQNITPSMRAVEKYFSAINILILIQVAMGIITAHYGVEGNSIYGFPLSTILPYSVTRTWHVQLSILWIATAWLATGLYIASSVSGKDPKFQKLGVNILFVSLLIIVAGSMIGEWFGIMQKLGLIENFWFGDQGYEYVDLGRFWQCFLFVGLLLWLTLMIRPLLPVIKKGTAEKSLLTLFLVSCTAIALFYGAGLMWGRQTNLSIAEYWRWWVVHLWVEGFFEVFATVVSAFLFVRLGLLKASVATASVFVASIIFLFAVILGLFHHLYFTGAPTMIIGLGATFSALEVAPLVIIGFEAFHNYHLSTAKEWLIDYKWPIYFLLSVSFWNFLGAGIFGFLINPPVALYYMQGLNTTALHAHTALFGVYGMLGIGLMLFVLRSLYRKQQWNNKLIGFSFWSLNIGLLLMSFMSLLPVGLLQTIASVNEGMWYARSAEFLHQPHMQTLRWLRVVGDIVFTAGTISLFIFVFSLKVKKNKLETKN, encoded by the coding sequence ATGAGCCGACAAAAAAAACTTTGGATTGTATTTTTTTTTGTAATTATAGCCTCGTTCTCTGTTTTGGGTTTCTTTGGCTATGAAATATATCAACAAGCTCCCCCTATTCCTGAAAAAATAGTAACCACCAATGGTAAGGTTCTTTTTACTGGTCAAGACATTAAGGATGGTCAAAATGTTTGGCAAAGTATGGGCGGTCAAGAAGTCGGTTCCATTTGGGGACATGGAGCTTATCTTGCACCTGATTGGACGGCTGATCGTTTGCATCGTGAAGCTGTCATCATTTTAGATGAATGGGCGATAAAAATGGGTGCAATTTCATATAAAGCCTTAGATATAGAGAGCCAAGCAGCTTTAAAGGCTCGCCTCAGTAAGGAATTGAGAACAAATACATATAATAAAGTTTCAGGTGTTATAACTGTTTCAGAAATCCGTGCTTATGCTATTGAAGATTTGAATGGATATTATTCCGGACTTTTTATGGCTGATACTAGTTTTAATAAACTACGATCAGATTATTCCATAGCAAAAAATACCATCAAAGATATTAGTCGTATGCGTAAAATGAATGCTTTTCTCTTTTGGGCATCTTGGGTTTGTGTTACTGAAAGACCAAACAGTTCTATTAGTTATACCCATAATTGGCCACCTGATAAATTGGTAGGCAATGTAGTTACGGGAGATCTCGTCATTTGGACTGGATTTAGTGTTATTATGCTCTTGATTGGAATTGGCATTCTCATTTTTTATCATACAAAAACAAAAGTAGAAGAAGTCTTAGAATTACCAATTGAAGATCCGTTAATGAATCAAAATATTACGCCTTCCATGCGGGCAGTAGAAAAATATTTCTCGGCTATTAATATTCTTATATTGATACAAGTAGCGATGGGAATTATTACAGCACATTATGGTGTTGAGGGTAATTCAATTTATGGTTTTCCATTGTCAACTATTTTACCTTATTCTGTTACCCGTACCTGGCACGTCCAACTTTCTATTCTTTGGATTGCCACAGCCTGGCTTGCTACGGGACTATATATCGCATCTTCCGTGTCAGGAAAGGATCCTAAATTTCAAAAGTTAGGTGTAAATATTCTCTTTGTCTCCCTTTTAATTATTGTTGCAGGCTCAATGATTGGTGAGTGGTTTGGCATTATGCAAAAGTTGGGGCTAATAGAAAATTTCTGGTTTGGAGACCAAGGATATGAGTATGTTGATTTGGGTCGTTTTTGGCAATGCTTTCTTTTTGTTGGACTACTTCTCTGGTTGACATTAATGATACGTCCCTTATTACCAGTTATTAAAAAAGGGACAGCAGAAAAAAGTCTACTAACTTTATTTTTAGTTTCCTGTACTGCAATTGCATTGTTTTATGGAGCTGGATTGATGTGGGGCAGACAAACTAACCTTTCCATTGCAGAATATTGGAGATGGTGGGTAGTACATCTTTGGGTGGAAGGTTTTTTTGAAGTATTTGCCACTGTAGTATCGGCATTTCTTTTTGTGCGCTTGGGTTTGTTAAAGGCATCCGTAGCCACGGCAAGTGTATTTGTTGCATCTATTATTTTTCTTTTTGCTGTTATTTTAGGACTTTTCCATCATTTGTATTTTACGGGTGCACCAACTATGATAATTGGTTTGGGGGCAACCTTTAGTGCGCTTGAAGTTGCGCCGCTGGTAATAATTGGCTTTGAAGCCTTTCATAATTATCATTTAAGTACGGCTAAAGAATGGTTGATTGATTACAAATGGCCTATTTATTTTTTACTTTCAGTTTCGTTTTGGAATTTTTTGGGAGCCGGTATTTTTGGATTTCTGATCAATCCGCCGGTAGCACTCTATTACATGCAAGGATTAAACACAACTGCCCTACATGCGCATACCGCTTTATTTGGTGTTTATGGCATGTTAGGGATTGGCTTAATGCTTTTTGTTTTACGCAGCCTTTATCGAAAGCAGCAATGGAATAATAAATTAATTGGCTTTTCATTCTGGTCTCTTAATATTGGCTTGTTACTCATGTCATTTATGAGCTTATTGCCTGTAGGTCTTTTACAAACTATTGC